Proteins from a genomic interval of Fusarium oxysporum Fo47 chromosome I, complete sequence:
- a CDS encoding nicotinamide-nucleotide adenylyltransferase, whose translation MSTKDSPNPKMPLIEARSLVASFSRALTSFQSSQDSLRILCTLPHTSNVPAPRRPTRPLQNLVILDSSFNPPTLAHASMARSALRLEGEKRLMLLLSVNNADKAPKPASFPIRLSMMEAMGRELLDEGVEIDVAVTTMPFFHDKAKAIAESGFYATQDGDQPTQTFLAGFDTIVRIFNPKYYGEGIQSALGPFFEKCKVRVTTRPDETWGGVDEQRAWLTKERVRDVGGEEAWVERVELVEGREGDGDVSSSQVREVVKSGEGSLDGLVGEEVRRWIEREALYRDRDESL comes from the coding sequence ATGAGCACCAAAGACTCACCAAACCCCAAAATGCCTTTAATAGAAGCTCGATCACTCGTCGCATCATTCTCCCGAGCTCTCACATCCTTCCAATCATCTCAAGACTCACTCCGCATCCTCTGCACTCTACCCCACACTTCCAATGTCCCCGCGCCGCGCCGACCAACCCGCCCGCTACAGAATCTTGTGATTCTAGACTCAAGCTTCAATCCGCCAACGTTAGCGCACGCAAGCATGGCACGTTCTGCGTTGAGATTagaaggggagaagaggttgatgttgCTTCTTTCGGTGAATAATGCTGATAAGGCGCCGAAGCCGGCGAGTTTTCCTATCAGATTGAGTATGATGGAAGCGATGGGACGGGAGTTACTTGATGAAGGTGTAGAGATCGATGTTGCGGTTACGACGATGCCTTTCTTTCACGATAAGGCGAAAGCGATAGCGGAGTCAGGGTTTTATGCTACACAAGATGGAGATCAACCAACACAGACGTTCCTCGCGGGCTTTGACACGATAGTCCGCATTTTTAATCCAAAATACTACGGCGAAGGAATTCAAAGCGCACTGGGACCATTCTTCGAGAAGTGCAAGGTGAGAGTTACGACAAGGCCGGATGAGACGTGGGGAGGAGTCGATGAGCAGAGAGCGTGGTTGACGAAGGAGAGGGTGAGGGATGTTGGAGGTGAAGAGGCTTGGGTTGAGAGGGTGGAGTTGGTTGAGGGAAGGGAAGGCGATGGCGATGTGAGCAGTTCGCAGGTGAGAGAAGTTGTGAAGAGTGGTGAGGGGAGTTTGGATGGGCTGGTTGGAGAGGAGGTTAGACGGTGGATCGAGAGGGAAGCTTTGTACAGAGATCGCGATGAGAGTTTGTAA
- a CDS encoding uncharacterized protein (expressed protein) — protein MGDQHLPPPFTYGYPSQPANVEEMKALVDQNSGRDALDNIGPVSLQKTRKPLGHPPTQLGQVKSQPRSRTDPVAPP, from the coding sequence ATGGGAGACCAGCACCTCCCTCCGCCATTTACATATGGCTATCCCAGTCAGCCAGCTAATGTCGAGGAAATGAAGGCCCTTGTCGATCAGAATTCAGGCCGAGATGCACTGGACAACATCGGCCCTGTTTCACTgcagaagacgaggaagccGCTTGGCCACCCACCCACGCAACTTGGACAAGTTAAATCCCAGCCACGATCTCGTACAGATCCTGTTGCGCCTCCTTGA